A section of the Virgibacillus sp. NKC19-3 genome encodes:
- a CDS encoding YjcZ family sporulation protein yields MSVGGYGAGGGFALIVVLFILLIIVGAGGFGGYGC; encoded by the coding sequence ATGAGTGTAGGTGGATATGGCGCTGGTGGAGGCTTTGCATTGATTGTAGTCCTCTTCATCCTGCTGATTATTGTTGGTGCCGGCGGATTTGGTGGATACGGCTGCTAG